In Primulina huaijiensis isolate GDHJ02 unplaced genomic scaffold, ASM1229523v2 scaffold3501, whole genome shotgun sequence, a single genomic region encodes these proteins:
- the LOC140968307 gene encoding helicase and polymerase-containing protein TEBICHI isoform X3, translated as MDSRIDQFFVSKKKRKTLSPTAKLGRCEKVARNQIEVSPSSKSSLDSYLVTSKDGHSPAKSLNVPCDQKANQGPVKRNLTLDAGLSSRIENRESHFPTQGLPERPQVSEVAPSELPFVGSSQSEANLIDKKIHNSSSILQLEDKASERRHSGDGVNQPFTKNGFTSSPKAAQSKTVNESGDKKFKCLQKEIVFHNALESQASLRKCSHTSAPSTAGCDTHSFFTSRLGACGTPQSTRGGSLFSPGEAFWNEAITVVDGLFAPKDGLSSHITEYHESLMVNYEICNSNTVEYGGCRSMVNKGMHTVLDPVCDDGTGSAVGPKGNQNKDLDEEASPMPVKHFDFNLEGNNFDEEMPSHANSDTPCTVASKEKTNASISHHSLQSIILTPIGHINQTKENLTLQGSTFKCVFSTRNMNPVSEDYDISTSGAVDKGYTVVSNNHEPKSSSTPASSSMKDCLDLNNWLPLEICDIYKKKGISKLYPWQVDCLQVDGVLHNRNLVYCASTSAGKSFVAEIIMLRRVFSAGKIALLVLPYVSICAEKAEHLEVLLEPLHKHVRSYYGNQGGGTIPKDTSVAVCTIEKANSLVNRLLEEGRLSELGTIVIDELHMVADQSRGYILELMLTKLRYAAGEGNIGSSSGESGGTSSGKSDPARGLQIVGMSATLPNVAAVADWLQAALYETDFRPVPLEEYVKVGSNIYNKEMEIVRVIPRVADLCGKDPDHIVELCNEVVQEGHSVLIFCSSRKGCESTARHIAKYIKKICVSPRDEDDDFFDINSAIYSLRRSAAGLDPVLEETLPLGVAYHHAGLTVEEREAVETFYRKGLVRVLTATSTLAAGVNLPARRVIFRQPRIGRDFIDGTRYRQMAGRAGRTGIDTKGESVLICKPEEVKKIVALLNDGCPPLYSCLSEDKNGMTHAILEVVAGGIVQTANDIHRYVRCTLLNSIKPFENVVKSAQDSLRWLCHKKFLEWNEETKLYTTTPLGRASFGSSLCPEESLIVLDDLTRAREGFVLASDLHLVYLVTPINVDVEPDWELYYERFMQLPSLDQSVGNRVGVQESFLMRMAHGAPSSHRSRDYSKGFRGNHNHRLGISTNRILSDDQMLRVCKRFYVSLILSRLVQEVSVVEACNAFKVARGMVQALQENAGRFASMVSVFCERLGWHDLESLVAKFQNRVSFGVRAEIVELTAIPYVKGSRARALYKAGLRTPQAIAEASVSEIGKALFESSQWTAQAQRKIQFGVAKKIKNGARKIVLDKAEEARLTAFSAFKSLGLDVPPLSHPLLLNATENVPRKELTSSSGEESTSNFVDLHSNQGLGANGVMLKTEADESNYYSPSVGLVSNGEAKSAGNIRSECPTLFEEGSAIVGSKHNMTNNPIKSASTSIYVSSRNVGNIRNQSSKCFDHDGQKQPKRDTVCVEIREHTLGKSPVKAVSIPGGVDSFLDLWDAATEFFFDIHFNKKFELNSSAPFEIHGMAVCWENSPVYYLNFPKDLLRYDSGGKEHAGMLPPKHQVEVAKKRWIRIGYIMGRKGVRKFTWNLKVQMQVLKSPAVSIQRFSGLHGGIKSLDLDLIDNSYFMFSHVHVKNAIDMCVVAWILSPDEEKSSHPNLEKEVKKRLSSDAAASANRSGRWKDQMQRAAHNGCCRRVAQTRALFSVLWKLLEAEELLEPLVTIETQLVNVLADMEIWGIGVDMEGCLRARHILGSKLKLLEKEAFKLAGKTFSLSMPADIANVLYEHLKLPRPEGSKGKQHPSTDKHCLDMLRNEHPIVPVIKEHRTLAKLLNSTLGSICSLARLSIRSQKYTLHGHWLQTSTATGRLSMEEPNLQCVEHMIEFKMDKDDVESHAIHYKINARDFFIPTQDDWLLITADYCQIELRLMAHFSKDSSLIKLLSSCQADVFTMIAAQWIGKHESSVSSCERDQTKRMVYGILYGMGPNSLAEKLDCSTEDAAERIQSFKKSFPGVAGWLHEAVTACRKKGFVETLKGRKRFLEKIKFGNSKEKSRAQRQAVNSICQGSAADVVKIAMIYVHDIIGEDSEASLPSFINAEEFLILKHRCRILLQVHDELVLEADSSVVKEAGLLLQTCMERAVSLLVPLPVKLQVGRTWGSLEPFMPNPDLK; from the exons ATGGATTCCCGCATCGACCAG TTCTTTGTCTCGAAAAAGAAGAGAAAGACTCTGTCACCAACTGCAAAATTGGGGAGATGCGAAAAAGTAGCAAGAAACCAAATTGAAGTCTCTCCAAGTTCGAAAAGTTCTTTGGATAGCTATTTAGTAACCTCAAAGGATGGTCATTCACCTGCAAAATCTTTGAATGTCCCTTGCGATCAAAAGGCTAATCAGGGGCCTGTGAAAAGGAATCTGACCTTGGATGCTGGCTTGTCATCTAGAATTGAAAATCGTGAGTCCCATTTCCCAACCCAGGGACTGCCTGAAAGACCTCAAGTTTCTGAAGTGGCTCCAAG CGAGTTACCATTTGTTGGAAGTTCTCAATCAGAAGCAAATCTCATTGATAAGAAAATACATAATAGCTCGTCTATCCTTCAGCTAGAGGATAAAGCATCTGAGAGAAGGCATAGTGGGGATGGTGTGAATCAACCTTTCACCAAGAATGGATTCACTTCCTCACCCAAGGCCGCACAATCTAAAACTGTTAACGAATCTGgagataaaaaatttaaatgccTGCAAAAG GAAATTGTATTCCACAATGCCTTAGAATCACAAGCAAGTTTGAGAAAATGTAGCCACACATCTGCTCCAAGTACTGCTGGATGTGACACACACAGTTTTTTCACCTCCAGACTTGGAGCTTGTGGAACTCCTCAATCTACACGGGGAGGGTCATTGTTCTCTCCTGGAGAAGCGTTTTGGAATGAAGCAATTACAGTTGTAGATGGGTTGTTTGCTCCCAAGGACGGTCTTTCATCCCATATCACAGAATATCACGAATCCCTGATGGTTAATTATGAGATTTGTAATTCAAATACAGTGGAATATGGTGGATGCcgcagtatggtaaacaagggTATGCATACAGTTTTAGACCCAGTTTGTGATGATGGGACTGGTTCTGCTGTAGGCCCCAAGGGGAATCAAAACAAAGATCTGGATGAAGAAGCCTCACCCATGCCTGTGAAGCACTTTGATTTCAATCTTGAGGGAAACAATTTTGATGAAGAGATGCCCTCTCATGCTAATAGTGATACACCTTGTACTGTAGCGAGCAAGGAGAAAACAAATGCTTCTATCAGTCACCATAGTTTACAAAGCATTATTCTTACACCCATTGGCCACATCaatcaaacaaaagaaaatctgACACTGCAAGGATCAACCTTTAAGTGTGTTTTTTCCACTAGAAACATGAATCCAGTGAGTGAAGATTATGACATTTCTACATCTGGTGCAGTGGACAAAGGTTACACCGTGGTTTCCAATAATCATGAGCCAAAAAGTTCCTCTACTCCAGCAAGTTCTTCAATGAAGGACTGCTTGGATTTGAATAATTGGCTCCCCCTTGAAATATGCGACATCTATAAGAAAAAGGGGATATCAAAACTGTATCCTTGGCAG GTTGACTGCCTTCAGGTGGATGGTGTCTTGCATAACCGGAATCTTGTTTATTGTGCATCTACCAG TGCTGGTAAAAGTTTCGTTGCTGAAATAATAATGCTAAGAAGAGTTTTTTCCGCTGGAAAAATTGCCCTTCTTGTACTTCCGTATGTATCTATCTGCGCAGAAAAG GCAGAACACCTTGAAGTTCTTTTAGAACCGTTACATAAGCATGTTCGCAGCTATTATGGAAATCAAGGTGGTGGCACTATTCCCAAGGATACCTCTGTAGCCGTCTGTACTATAGAGAAAGCAAATTCGTTGGTAAACAGATTACTGGAAGAGGGTCGTTTATCAGAGCTTGGTACCATTGTAATTGATGAACTGCACATG GTTGCTGATCAGAGTAGAGGTTATATATTAGAACTCATGTTGACAAAGCTTCGGTATGCAGCTGGTGAAGGCAATATAGGCTCTTCTAGTGGAGAAAGTGGAGGGACGAGTAGTGGTAAGTCTGATCCTGCTCGTGGCCTCCAAATTGTTGGCATGAGTGCAACATTACCCAATGTTGCTGCTGTTGCTGATTGGCTTCAA GCTGCACTTTATGAGACAGACTTTCGACCCGTTCCATTGGAGGAATACGTTAAAGTGGGTAGCAATATATATAACAAAGAGATGGAAATTGTTAGGGTGATCCCTAGAGTGGCTGATCTCTGTGGTAAAGATCCGGATCATATAGTTGAACTATGCAACGAG GTTGTCCAAGAGGGTCACTCAGTCCTAATATTTTGTTCCAGTAGAAAAGGATGTGAATCAACTGCAAGGCATATAGcgaaatatattaaaaaaatttgcgtAAGCCCTCGCGATGAAGACGATGATTTCTTTGATATAAATTCAGCTATTTATTCATTGCGAAGATCTGCTGCTGGGTTGGATCCAGTACTGGAAGAAACTCTTCCTCTTGGAGTAGCTTATCATCACGCCGGGCTCACA GTTGAGGAAAGGGAGGCTGTTGAAACATTCTACCGCAAAGGACTTGTACGTGTCTTGACTGCTACGTCAACACTAGCAGCTGGAGTTAATCTGCCAGCACGAAGAGTGATATTTAGACAACCACGCATTGGTCGTGATTTTATTGATGGGACAAGATACAGGCAGATGGCTGGAAGGGCAGGTCGTACTGGCATAGATACAAAGGGAGAAAGT GTGCTGATTTGCAAGCCAGAGGAGGTCAAGAAAATAGTGGCACTCCTTAATGATGGTTGTCCTCCACTTTATTCTTGCCTGTCAGAAGATAAGAATGGGATGACCCATGCTATACTGGAGGTTGTTGCTGGAGGAATTGTTCAAACAGCAAATGATATTCATCGATATGTTAGGTGTACTCTTCTCAATTCAATTAAACCTTTTGAAAATGTCGTGAAATCAGCCCAAGATTCTCTTCGATGGCTGTGCCATAAAAAGTTTCTTGAATGGAATGAAGAGACGAAGTTGTACACTACTACACCTTTGGGCCGCGCATCTTTTGGAAGTTCTCTCTGTCCAGAGGAATCACTT ATTGTACTGGACGATCTCACGAGGGCGAGAGAAGGATTTGTGCTTGCATCAGATTTACATCTAGTGTACTTAGTAACACCCATTAATGTTGATGTGGAACCAGACTGGGAACTATATTATGAGCGATTCATGCAGTTGCCTTCATTAGACCAG TCTGTTGGAAATCGAGTTGGAGTACAAGAATCCTTTTTGATGCGTATGGCTCATGGAGCACCTTCCTCACATAGATCAAGGGATTATTCCAAAGGCTTTCGCGGAAATCACAATCATAGACTTGGGATTTCGACTAATCGAATTCTCTCAGATGATCAAATGCTTAGAGTGTGTAAACGATTCTATGTTTCTCTTATCTTGTCTCGGCTTGTGCAG GAAGTATCTGTTGTTGAGGCATGCAATGCTTTTAAAGTCGCTAGAGGTATGGTTCAGGCCTTACAAGAAAATGCTGGAAGATTTGCGTCTATGGTTTCTGTATTCTGTGAGAGACTTGGTTGGCATGACCTTGAAAGCTTAGTTGCCAAATTCCAAAATCGTGTTTCATTTGGAGTTAGAGCAGAGATTGTAGAACTTACAGCTATTCCTTACGTTAAG GGTTCACGAGCTAGAGCACTTTATAAGGCTGGTTTGCGAACTCCTCAAGCTATAGCTGAAGCGTCTGTCTCTGAAATTGGCAAAGCACTTTTTGAATCTTCTCAGTGGACTGCACAAG CACAACGGAAAATACAATTTGGAGTTGCCAAGAAGATAAAAAATGGAGCTCGCAAAATTGTTCTTGATAAAGCTGAAGAGGCACGACTCACTGCATTCTCAGCCTTCAAATCTCTTGGACTTGACGTGCCACCATTGTCTCACCCTTTATTACTTAATGCTACCGAAAATGTCCCCAGAAAGGAATTAACATCGTCTTCGGGGGAGGAATCAACTAGCAACTTTGTTGATCTTCATTCAAATCAAGGTTTGGGGGCCAACGGAGTTATGTTAAAAACTGAGGCGGACGAATCAAACTACTACTCTCCATCTGTTGGACTTGTGTCAAACGGTGAAGCAAAATCAGCGGGCAATATTCGAAGTGAATGTCCTACTTTATTTGAAGAAGGATCCGCTATTGTGGGGTCTAAGCATAATATGACTAACAATCCCATAAAAAGTGCAAGCACGTCCATCTATGTCTCATCAAGAAACGTTGGTAATATCAGAAATCAGTCTAGTAAGTGTTTTGACCATGATGGTCAGAAACAACCTAAAAGAGACACTGTATGTGTGGAAATCAGAGAACACACATTGGGAAAAAGTCCTGTGAAGGCAGTTAGTATTCCTGGGGGAGTCGATTCTTTCTTGGATCTTTGGGATGCAGCAACAGAGTTTTTTTTTGATatacattttaataaaaaatttgaattgaaCTCTTCTGCTCCATTTGAAATACATGGCATGGCGGTTTGCTGGGAAAACTCTCCTGTGTATTACTTAAATTTCCCAAAGGACTTATTACGCTATGACAGTGGAGGAAAAGAACATGCTGGTATGCTACCACCAAAGCATCAGGTGGAGGTAGCCAAGAAACGGTGGATAAGGATTGGGTATATAATGGGGAGAAAAGGAGTCAGAAAATTTACTTGGAACTTAAAAGTTCAGATGCAGGTGCTCAAAAGTCCAGCTGTTTCTATTCAGAGGTTTAGCGGTCTGCATGGTGGAATTAAAAGTCTGGATCTGGATCTTATTGACAATTCATACTTCATGTTTTCCCATGTCCATGTAAAGAACGCAATTGATATGTGTGTTGTGGCATGGATTCTTTCGCCTGATGAAGAGAAAAGTTCTCATCCTAATCTGGAAAAG GAAGTTAAAAAGAGATTATCTAGTGATGCTGCAGCTTCAGCGAATAGAAGTGGTCGATGGAAGGATCAGATGCAAAGAGCTGCACATAACGGTTGCTGTCGCAGAGTTGCACAAACTCGAGCTTTGTTTTCTGTTCTGTGGAAATTATTAGAGGCTGAAGAACTGCTTGAACCACTTGTGACTATTGAAACTCAGCTG GTAAATGTTCTTGCTGATATGGAGATTTGGGGAATTGGTGTTGACATGGAAGGATGCCTTAGAGCGCGTCATATTCTTGGAAGTAAACTAAAGCTTTTGGAGAAGGAAGCTTTCAAATTGGCTGGCAAGACATTTTCATTATCGATGCCAGCTGACATAGCTAATGTACTCTATGAACACTTGAAACTTCCCAGGCCAGAAGGGAGTAAGGGAAAACAACATCCAAGTACTGACAAACATTGTCTGGATATGTTGAG GAATGAGCATCCCATTGTTCCAGTTATTAAAGAGCACCGAACATTAGCTAAACTTTTGAATTCTACTTTGGGGTCAATTTGTTCACTTGCTAGGCTTTCTATAAGGAGCCAGAAGTATACTTTGCACGGTCATTGGCTCCAGACGTCAACAGCAACTGGTCGACTGTCAATGGAGGAGCCTAACCTCCAG TGTGTTGAGCATATGATTGAGTTCAAAATGGATAAAGATGATGTTGAATCGCATGCCATTCACTATAAGATTAATGCTCGTGATTTCTTCATACCTACTCAG GATGATTGGCTGCTCATAACGGCAGATTATTGCCAGATAGAGCTGAGACTCATGGCCCATTTCTCAAAAGATTCTTCATTGATTAAACTTCTGAGTAGTTGTCAGGCCGATGTATTTACCATGATTGCTGCACAATGGATTGGGAAACATGAGTCAAGTGTGAGCTCATGTGAGCGAGATCAAACAAAGAGAATGGTTTATGGAATCCTATATGGTATGGGCCCTAACTCACTCGCAGAAAAACTGGACTGCAGTACAGAAGATGCTGCAGAACGAATTCAGAGCTTCAAGAAATCTTTTCCTGGTGTTGCTGGCTGGTTGCATGAAGCAGTCACAGCCTGTCGTAAAAAAGG TTTTGTGGAGACCCTTAAGGGAAGAAAACGTTTCttggaaaaaattaaatttggtaACAGTAAAGAAAAATCCAGAGCTCAAAGACAAGCTGTGAACTCTATATGCCAG GGATCTGCCGCTGATGTCGTAAAAATTGCAATGATATATGTCCATGATATTATTGGTGAGGATTCTGAAGCATCTTTGCCTAGTTTCATAAATGCTGAAGAGTTTCTGATTCTTAAACATCGATGCCGAATCCTTCTACAG GTACATGATGAACTAGTCCTGGAAGCTGATTCTTCAGTTGTTAAGGAAGCTGGGCTGTTACTTCAAACATGCATGGAAAGGGCTGTGTCGCTTCTTG TTCCTTTGCCTGTTAAATTGCAAGTCGGGAGAACTTGGGGGTCTTTGGAGCCATTCATGCCTAATCCAGACTTGAAGTAA